The following nucleotide sequence is from Choristoneura fumiferana chromosome 22, NRCan_CFum_1, whole genome shotgun sequence.
TTCCTATTACCTGAGATACTAGTTTGGTACCAcgtaaaaaacttattaaaacttattacttaattattactAACTTGTTAGTTGCATGTCATGTCCGGTTAGAATTACACTCTCCATTTCTTCtttgtcgtaagaggcgacaaaggatataggttaaggtataccgtgggcgacaggctagcaacctgtcactattgtaccgtttttatcaaactttaaatctaaaattgctaaaagtggctccaagcggtaaagtttcgtgtgctctgccttttatcccggaaaaatgcacagttcccgagggaacagcgcgataatcgaattcacGCGGGAAAAGCCGTgggcaaaattttttttttaggtattttgCCTAAGCCTAAGTaagttgcctagtacccataacacaactTTGCctgctttgggactaggtcaattggtgtcaagtatcccgtgatatttattttacttattactttTTCTGGAAATGGACTCGAACTAACTTTAATCCATGTCTATTCGTAGAAGCCTCCTTAACACTTCGCCTACCCTCTAACCGCGAAAGGCCCAGGACTATTGTTAGTTACCAAATTCGAAGGCTGCGCCATAATGCGGTCCTCATAAATGCGACTAGGGAAATCATAGTTCGGCtcttgaacatgaaattaaatttaatgtaacACGGGCTCTGAAGGCCCTTATAGATCTGATATTATAATAGGACttacaaaattcgaagttcataTCATGCCGTACCGCTCACGTTAATAGTATTTAAAACAAGAGTAAGCGAGACGGTAGGATACCTACGAACTTTGACTTTATAGTTTTAGAGCAGTCTCCGTCTGGTCTGGAAAGTTGGCGTTCTATGCAAATTACCGATGTAAGTATTTGActaatttttacttattattaaggTATAAAAATCTTAGCTTTTTTATTGTGTATTTCcaaacatataatataataatatttacataaaacagaaatattaaaattaaaattctaaataaataagtataattatttaaaattcaagaaGAGACAAAGATCGAAATTCTAGCATatgaaatcattttaaaaagagaaagacatatatatttttttaaaaatcaccGTAGATTCAATTATATATTCAACGTTTTTTTTCTAACGCTAAATATTAGCGCCTCTATTTTGATAGTAGGGTATACATAGAATATGGCAAATTCAAAAGTTGAAATACTGNNNNNNNNNNNNNNNNNNNNNNNNNNNNNNNNNNNNNNNNNNNNNNNNNNNNNNNNNNNNNNNNNNNNNNNNNNNNNNNNNNNNNNNNNNNNNNNNNNNNATGTTCCACATATCTGCTAATTCTGTACGCAGTGTTACCAACGCGGTTCCAAATCACCTAGCGCAAGCTTGGCAAATAGGCTCTATGAACTTAGTGCCAAAGGAACATGTCCACGCTctagtttaatttaatgtcaattACCTTGGCATTATAGCTTTTATTTCCTCGTTGTAGTCGTGAAAaacacaatgtttagtctcggcaaagtgcaatagatgaactcgtattatcgaaggctTCCGTTCGGGTCCGCCTTCAAAGTAACTctttcatctattgcttacttttcagcctctacaacaatgttcTATTTCTTTAGAGTAATGTGTCTggttgactgacagacaacacaATGCCTGTCATTGGATTTGTATCtggagacttgaaattttgacaGTCATTTTTGAGCACCATAGCGGTGCgctaaaaaaagattttgttgTACGGTAAAATTACCTGAAAAACAAACTATGAGAAGTAATGGTGGACGATCGATGAGAGCGCGAATCAAACATTGtccttaaaataaataggttTCATCGGTTAAACAAAAGGGTAACGTTGGTCTTGTGGTAGATTAACCTTGATACTATTTGAAATTCGATGAAAGGGGACCTTTTAAGTCATTCAAATAGTAAACTGCTTTGACGTGGTTGAACACagctttgtttttatattttcttatttcGGACACAACCCTTTATTTGCGCACCTTGGCTAACTCACTGTTCGCTTCTACGTAGAAGTTTTTCCTTAACTGCATTAGTATGTATTCGTTTTTGGCAGCTTCTTTGTGGTTACGGTAAATAATTCAGATATTTGGTCAAAAATAATGATTAGGTACACCATAATAGTTTTAGAGTTCAGTAACTTcaataataatacctacttcaCTAATCTTTACTGACCTCATATTAGTGTGGTTTAGCTCCATAGTTTTcagaattaattaaattgtaaatatttctcATTTTTATCAGACTTCATAAAAGAAAGAGGTTCCTctcaattttcatttttttatgtttctcaCCTGAGAACGCCGTCGCGCCGAAATTATGGCCCAtgctaaggcaccgacttcaaagtggtacaaaattattttcatgttttctataagttttttttaaatatgattttactaGCCGCTAACTAACGAGATTAGCCCGTTTAAATCACATAAAGTTCAACTCAAACGTCTAGGGCATTAACGTTTGCCTCAAAATAAATGGTTCCATTTATCTTGGGGTTCTTGCAAGTTACAAAGCCCCTGATTAGTTGTCCGTGAAAGAAGTAATTGAACATGATACGTGATTGGGTTACGAGTCCGTCTCTATGAAAGTTAATGTATTTTGCTGAGTTAGCGAAAAAACTCTGATATCTGGACAGTAACATcagcataaaaaaacattagtacTCAAGTTGGATTCCTTAATAATTTTTAGAAAAGTTTGTAATTTTCACTTTCTTGTAAGTATAATCCTTCTGCGATGTTTCATCTCCAAAGACGCAAAAGGTGTAGAAATGTTCTTCAATATTTCCATAAAATAGTCTTAAAATTCCACTTGATTTAGTTTCAATCTTGCCAGCACAAAGATGCTGAATTTCTTGGCGATTCAAGTAACAACCGTTTCTGAAGACCCTCGTTGTAATATCCTTCTCTTTCATTATGACGGCGATATTGAAGTACTTACTGAATGCcgctttgtaataaaaaaacgtaaataacgAAAGTGGTTTGCGGTTGATGTTAATTCATGAAGCAGAACTTAAtctctgtttttaataataaaataatcgtaATACTTTGAATCTTTACTAATACATAATATCTCCTTCCAGCACTAAATATTACACAAAACTTCTTTATGTTTCGGTTGTTAATTTCAGGTTTCCTATAGCCCCGCTATACTTGGCAAGTGATTGtataaaagttataataattatgtcatGTACtaatttttaatgtcttttaaaGCCAGTAATGCTTATAAAACAATTCGAATTCTTAACAGTTATTGCAgtgtagtaaaataaataaatgaacgcTATTAGGAGTTACAGTCAATACACACATGTATGTACGAGAAAGtgatttttgctttttattaatCTCGTCCCTGATTGAAAGATGCATAAGagtgtaaaaatgtttttcaactTTAATACAAAACTAGTCTAAAGATTCTGCTTGATTTAGTTTCAATCTTGTCAGCATTAGATGCTGAATTTATTGGCGattgtaatttgttttctaTCACAGCTAGAGATTAGAAAtaggattttaataaaacatctgATGTTTGATAGAGGTGTCCCGCCCAGAATCCCGACTATATCGACTATTTTAGACCTGTCGTGTCCACGTCTGAGGTAAATATAGAATATCGTGAATAGGGTTCATTCTCATAGTCACCTTTGTCATTTTGATCTTTCTTGTCACTACACTggttatattaaattaacatcTCATAGTGACTTCACAGTGATGATAGTGATTCTTTGATAGTGGTGAGTGTTTAGGTTAGCTTTTAGAGATAAGCCTTTGTACTTTTTtcgttttgttgttttctttttgtattattttgtgttttatgtacaataaagtatttacatacatacatacttcattAAAGATACCTAAGTAGTTGTAATATGGAAAATATAACAAAGTATGAAGTAATTGGCCCGATGAATAACATGTTTGCAGATTGTGAACACCTAGCCTCAAATTGAACTTCGACAAGGTATAATCCTAATCCTGGTTAAAGTCTACCCTCTAGTCTAGAAGTAACAGACCAACATAGCATCTATTCTGTATTTGATATCAGTAAACCTTGACGTAACAAATAGAGACatacaagtaatattataagtatatctGAAATGTTTAAAACATTTACAATTCAAATCTTTCAACAATTGACAACTTTACAAGATTgttataaaatgtacctacctaaggtcgtattgtctaacgtttctggcgcccGCGATCggaatcaaatgacagatttcgcataaaaACACTGTCATTTGATTGGGATCGCTAGCGTCAGAAACGTCTAATTAATAACGTCACTGAATATTATATTACGTATGTTTAAACGactaatatacttacttaaatataatgtatttcttcaattattaattttaaactttgtaTATTTTGGCATGTTTTCTCCGATCTATCACAACTTAACTTGAactacacatacacacacattttACATTGTAattctaataaattattttattcttttaacaaaaaaaaaaaaacttgaacttAATCACCTTTTCCTTGTCAACAGAATCATGAAGGCAACATTCACCCTCCTCTGCATCTACTTCTACGCGCTACTGTCCAGCGGCAGGACCTCCAGTGACGATGATAGGCGCTGGCTCTCCTCACTCATTGAGCTTGTGGAGCTGGACTATGAAGACCACTGCGAGCAGAGAGCTACGGCCACTTGGAGTGAGCTCACGGGGTCAAGCAAAGGACTGTCATTGAAGGTAAGAAATGCGCTTTGACAGTTCTGCAAAATTATTCTTTAgatgaaagacgtccactgataGGCATAGATAGGTGTTACGCCGCCCGCAACCATCGGACTCCTTCGAGCTTTATCAAGTCATCAGTCATGAGGCAATATCCCTGAATGCGCCATCTATCCCACACAACTCCGAACTAGTAGAAAAGCCAATAGTTCTCTCGGTCGACGAGACCTCTATTAGCTAGGTTGAAAGTAGACAGtgcaattattaaaaataaactcctGTACTGTCCTACATAGAGAGTCTAATACAAAAACATCATTGGATTAAAGCTACTGAATTTAATATGAGAGGGTGTGTGCCTTTGTGGATGAATGCTACAGGTATTTATATACATTAAGGAGATTTGTCTATCCGACAGATACTCTATCGAACCTCCCAATTCATACCGGAATTAGGTAAGATTATAGTGGGATAAGATAGGAATGAATGGCTTCATCCCTTAAGACAAGGCAGGAAAATTGCGTTGTTAATTTTCTGAAAATACTAGTAGTTATTTACtgagtcggtatttaatatccatttcaaattttgcaagaattCCTTATAGTAAAATTtggttttatttctgtttttatttgtggagagccttgggggaggcctttttCCAGCAGTGGAGGTCTTtcgtagaggtgagacgtactaggcaaaacgcggactgagtcttgcgaatacgcgtccacaaaaagactagatccaaagactaggtccacgagtatctacgaatacttaactcaattgactcattgcgtaaacaaaatgattcccgtaaatgcgctcccgtgattgcgtatacaccCGTACCAGTTTAGTTTTACCAGTAtgcacactctcatctatggttttagtatttttacgaatatcgaactaccgaattccTCGTCACAGTCAGTCTTCACACttcatattgttttaattttaacttatattaaatagcgggttacctaatgattcgccgactatttttaggcagattattgattggcagacaacgtttcgccgagtaacggtacacCGATGAATTTGTATGCAGATGTATTATTTCGCCGagtaacgtttcgtaactcaacctttagcagactatttacttggcatatgagtcagtaagccgaacaactattcacagacattcgtttagcctattaatcactacacattttcacatttggtcgaacacctttcgcttttgtaacgtttgaactattattcagtgcgcatatcaacttttcgcatcttttcgtttcgcatggggaatggcattcaataccgcgaatatgtgtggattacactatggcctcattggcatttttacacgccgggcgtgctgaccgcgcattctttatgattttcttatgttCCCTCACAAATTTTAAAcatataacgcaagtaataatttgaccatcatttgtatttattttatattggagtctaaacaaaccaagtcgcgatgctagcaattcggttctggcacttcgccggccgctgcgcggcacgctcgcttcgctcgctcggctcgtgcattGTTGGTCGAAATTCTACCtaaacactcctcctcgctaacgctcgtcgtcgcacctaactacattttgataacagctagtatataatagtcaactcagtaaaatcctacctgtcgtttggccgtTTCTACGCTACCACAAAAATCAATACAATATAGTATAAGCAATAGCTTAACAATTattgaatgccatgtgataactctgcttatcgtgtctcgacgaacagttaaatcgactgaacattaaatctacttatcaatatgaatgccatgtgataactctgcttatcgtgtttcgacgaacagttgttcggttaaatgaaacaattacaaaacaaacaatctactaaacgtaaatctgcttatcgctattcttcctactgagtactcggcgaaacgaataataggcgtaacgaaattataccaaacgttgctcggcgaaaagaaaaatctgccaatagttgtctgcgaaacgaaaatctgcgtaattaaactcCGCGAAACAACAGGTCACCttaataccgactaaaaacttcccttcatactttatacaggcttaggactgtcagtaatttttataaatttttcaattaaaatgtgtacataaatgcttgttttcaagttggcggaacgttgtcagccgccgtactcctcgtacgctaaaagaatcgcgggcggaaCGCGTACTCATGCGTCTAAGCCAAAACTATttcaaaaacctattccagtaaatacgtctcacctctagttctttcggctgaaatgatgatgccAAAATTGTTTGACATTACAATGGTCTAAAATCAAACTAAATTGTTCGTGTGCACTGCTTTATATAAAACCATGAAGTAAAGCGATTTGATCAACTCCATtatgaaaatttataattataagatcTGTTAATAATATAACAGTTGTTGTATGAGCGCAAACTTATCCGCTGCAGATAGTGCCAAATACACTGTGGCGTTTAGCGTCACCGGTAGATAGTTTAGAAAGAAAACAATGTACTTccttataaaatttaatgaaaagtaaatatacaatttttaaatttagggtaggtccaaaaaaatatataaaaaggaGAAAGAAAACCGACTAGGTCGTGGGAAGCTAAACCGAACTGAGCACACCGGAATAAAAACGAATCCTTGTTAGGGGTCACTTCCCTGCACTGCGTAGGCCCTCAGCGGCCGATATCCGGATATCCGGAATCCGGGTGTGAGATGCAGGTTCGACCCGAGAAGCGCCGGGTGAAGCCAACTGGTGTTGTAGAAGCAGCCGACGAGCCCCAGACTAGGTCCCTGGAATTTCCGGATTGGCCATCTCAAGAAAAGTCCAGTTTTAGTATAGTGACTGCGACATCAGAGTTTTTATCAGACCCGATGAAGGTATTTACGTAGCCAGGTTAAGCGAACCCCCAAAGCACTAAAATGGTGATCAATGATGTGGCAGTcactaatacaaaataaaaataaaatttacattctTGAATTGACTAATAGGGAGAATacaatgatgtttttttttatgacaataaaCCAATGAAACTGTAATGTTGCATGATAGGTATTACAAAAGCATTAAGAATTAATGAATTACGATTATGAGCCTATGATTATGATTGTATTAAAAGATTTAGTGCAAAAAGCGGAAGCGattatactttattttttccaaaGCGGGTAGATGAAAGTTTCTAGAACGCCTCTAATTCACTACATTTTATCTCCTATAATTACAATTAGACAATCTAAATGCAGTGCAATGAGCGGACTAATTAATTATGAATATCAAATGCATAGATGATTTAATTATCTATGGACTAAGAACTAGCGAGCTTAATCTAAGTATTAAATGTTCACAACACTCACCCGTTCCGGGGAAAACAGGCACTTAATTTAGAATGGAAAAAATCGTAGCTTGCAGGACACAattgaatataatattaaattaatattttttttcgaaatactttaatgtttaatttcgaAGTCAATTGACCTTCCGCTGTTAGAATCGTTCGCGTTGTGTGTCCACCGTCTCGCATTCACTCGCCGGCCCGGGCGCAGCGATGCGGGCGTGTGACGTAGTCCTTTGTATTCTCGACCAGTTTTATCTAATACTACGCGCGAATATTATTGTCTGTTGTCTGTTTgtacattaaattattattaagattgtgttttattttaagtgtCGTTTGTGTGAGTGTATgtgatttaaataatatagtGTGTATTTAgtataatctttattttcaatgttttaaattttagtatttaagttatttttttaggtttttataacaGGTTGTAGGCAAAACCGCTACATACCCCCTTTTTTAGGTTAGGATTTTTAGTAGGAAAATCCGCTATCTGCTGCATAATAGATTATCCCCTTCTAACTTTCAGGCTTCCATCTAGGCATACTTTCACCGTACATTCATCACgcaattaaataagcaataaacACTAAACGTGTTTCTGCATCCTATCAAACTGAGTACTAcatataattaaatgtaaaaatactCTCGAAAATCTATTATtggattttaattaagttttgtaATTATTCCCGTGTATAATATGTGAAAGCTGTCATTTCCTTAAAATATAATCTTTGTAGAAGATTGGTATTCCATCTggtgtatgaaaaaataaaaataaacttcacGATCCGGTAGGGGaccgtaaaataaataatgttcaatagaaaatagtaataataaagaatGCGACAGTAACGATTTTAGGTGTTTTCATGGGATATTACATAAAAAGACTTACAGATACAGGACTTAGTGATTTTATGAATTAGATCAGTCTTTGTagttaatgattttaaaatctTTGACGTGCCAATCGCCAATATTGTTGCCTTGCATATCCTCAAGTTCATAGACTAGGTTAGATTTTCTGGTaactattttacattttatgaaCTTGGGGGCAAgtttttttgtgaatttcttatttttatcgCTCtggtaaaatgtttttttccatATTGTGTCACCCACTTTGAATTCAACATTTTTCCTGCGTAGATTATAGTGACCACTATTTTTAGAATGAGCCTTAAGTAAACATGATTGTACCCTATCATACACTTTTCTCAGGTTACCTAAGTTTTCCGCATACTCGTCCCTAGGTGTAAAAATTATGTCATTACTTGCGTCTGCATCGATGTAGTGGGAGCCACAGCTTACCAACTCGCGGCCGTGCACGAGAAATGCCGGTGTGTAGCCGGTAACCTCATTGACCGACGTGTTTACGGCAAACTGGATTTTGGGGATATTAAGGTCCCAGGATCTATGGTCATTCTCTATATATGTGGCTACGGCTGTTAAAATAGTCCTATTGTAGCGCTCGACGCTGTTGACTTGGGGCGTATACTTAGGCGTGTAATGGACGCTAGGTATGTTATATTTAGCATATAATTCCTTCAAGATGTTGCTAACGAATTGCCTTCCGTTATCCATTAGAACGGTGCTGGGAATGCCATGGACCAAGAATACGTTGTCCTCGAGTATTCTAGCTAATATCTCTGAGGTTGCACGACGAATGGGGAACAGTAGGCAATATTTCGAAAAACAACACGTCACGACGAATATGAAGGTATTCTGTTTTCTAGAAGGGGGCAGAGGACCTACAAGGTCCATGCTCAACATTTGAAATGGTCGAGAGCAAGCTTTAGGACGACCCATGACACCAAGAGTAGCATGATTAGAGTATTTGTGGGCAATACAAGTGTCACAGCTTGTTACGAAGTTGGAGACGTCACGGTGCATATCGGGCCAGAAATATTTTAAGGAGAGACGTTTATACGTTTTGAAGATTCCAAAGTGTCCCGAAGTGGGGTCAGAAtgatttttagaaataaaatctgATCTAAGCTCGACAGGGATCACCTCTTTCCACTCGAACTCTCTTGTTAGAGGATTTAATGATTTTATGTATCTAAAGAGCTTGCCGTTAGATGTTTTATAGTTAAGAAATGAGGTAGGATTATTTTGACAGCCGTTAGTGGTATAAACCATGCTGAGTCCAGTTGAACCCTGATCAATTGCAGCTATAGGTACAGAACGAGACAGACTATCAGGGACGATATTCTCGGTGCCACGGCGATGCCTGAtctcaaaattaaatgaagacATGCGAACACCCCATCGAGCCAGACGACCTGTGggattatttaaatttagaaacCACTTTAGGGACGAGTGATCGGTGTATACGGTAAATGTTTGGCCGTTTTCCAAATAGCACCTCCAGTGTTCTATTGCCGTGAGTACTGCCAATGCCTCTCGCTCAGTAGCGCTATAATTGCGTTCCTTGCCTGTTATTGACTTGCTCATGTAGGCTATAACCTTCTCCTCACCACCAATAACCTGTGTCAGAACAGCGCCAACCCCAAAATCACTTGCGTCTGTGTGGACTTGAAATGGTTGCGAGTAGTCAGGACATGACAGAACAGGTGAAGATATCAAAGCTTCCTTAAGACTACGAAACGCATTGTCAGCATCGGGGGACCATGAAAAGGGGGGTGAAGTTTTAGCTTGCGAAGTTAATTTGTTCAAAGGTGATGCTATAGAGCTAAAATTTGGAATGAATCGTCGATACCACGAGGCTGTTCCTATAAATCGTCGCACTTCCTTGCGATTGGTAGGAGTGGGATAGTTTACTATTGCTTCAACCTTTTCGGGATCTGGCTGTAGGCCGTTAGTATCCACAATGTATCCCAGATATTTTAGCCTAGTCCTAAAAAATTGGCATTTTTCGTAGCTAACAGTGAGGTTTGCCATTTGTAGTCTCTTGAGCACGCGAACCAACAAAGAAATATGCTGTTCAAAAGTGGGAGACACAATGACGATGTCATCGATGTAAACAAACACCTTATGCTCGAACTCTGGGCCATAAAACAGCATATCAACTAGTCTTTGTTGGGTTGCTGGAGCATTAGTAAGGCCAAAAGGCATAGAAGTAAATTGATATGTGCCTCTAGATGGGACATAAAATGCGGTTTTACATCGGTCTTCTTGTCTGATAGGGATTTGCCAAAAGCTCTTTGAGAGATCCAAGCTAGACAGATATTTAGCGTCCCGTAAATTGTCAAGTATCTCTGAGATGTAAGGAATACTGTAAGCGTCTTTTACAGTAACACTGTTTAGCTTACGGCTGTCTAAACAAAACCTTAGTTCGCCGTTCTTTTTAGGTGTAAGTAATACTGGTGATGACCAAGGACTCTCGCAAGGCTCTACTACATTTTCTCGGAGCATCTCGTCCAGTTGTTCTGCTAAAACCCTTTGTTTTTCTGGGGACATTCTGTAATATCTTTGACGAATGGGAGAAGCATCACCAGTGTCAATAGAGTGAGTAATAAGAGACGTGCGACCAAGGCCACGCTCTTCATAGGAAATTTCACGGAATTGTTTAATTATGTGAtcagctgtaattttttgttcagTATTTAGATGGTTATAATCACAGATGTGAGTAGGAGTAGGAGAATCTATAGATAGGGTATTTACAATCTCTTTATCCTTCGCGATCATAACCGCATCTAAATGTTTAGGGAACAAGTTAAAAAGCCTCCAGAAATCCATCCCTAAGATTAGTGAGTTTTGGATTTCTGGTACTACATAGACTTTTAGGATGTGTATTTCGTCTAAGAAGGAGATAGGCAAATTTATCATGCCTAGACTTGTAAGTTTTTGTCCACCTGCTGCGACAAAATTTGAATTTTCTGTGTTAGAAATTGTAAAACCAGAATCTAGGATGCGCTTGTGATAGTTATTACCCATTATTGTGACACTAGACCCTGTATCTAATAAAccatttatgatattattattaattttaactgcgACGTAAGGTCTACTATTTAAGTCTTCAGATTTCTTATGTGAATCTCGGATTGAAGTGACAGAATAGCATGAaaaaaattttgataaaaaattaagCCAAGATTTCCAGTCTGTTGCAACAAAATTGTTACAGGATATATTTTTAGCTATAACTTCACTGCAATCCgtggtacttagttttttttagtattaatttTAGGATTACAAACTGTACAATCCGGGTAGCGGATACCTTTCTGGCCACATTTAAAACAGATAGGGTAATGAGGTTGCCTGCATTCTTTGAGAGAATGTGAATCTGATCGACACCTCGGACAATATTTATGCATTGTTTGAACGTAGTTTAATGAATGTGGCTTGATTGGTACGGCGTTAGTAGgatttactttttgttgaaaatctttattgttgttgtagtttttattagagtaatttgattgtttgttcTGGGTATTGTAATTTGTATATGTTTCATTTCTATtgttatagtttttattattattattaaagtggTTACCAAATCTTTGTTGCTTAGTATACGCAAAGTCAGGTGCTAGAGTCTCTGAAGTTACCCTTGGAGGTTCACGAAATAGGGATAAACGTGACTGTATGCTCTCATAATTGcaacaaattgtttttaatgaattaaGGTCTCTAATTTCGGAAGAGGCAGCCAAGGTGCTTGCGTAGCATGGTCTGATGTTGTGTAGAATTATTTCTAGTTTGTCGTCTTCAGACAGGGGTTTAGACAATCTCGAAAACATACCATgcattatagataaatatacagTTATGTTCTCGAGTTCGCCCTGCGCTCGAGATCTTATTTCAGCCAAAAGACGGTAGTCGTAGTCCTTTTGTCTGAAGTCTTGTTTTAAAAGAGTCACAACATCATCCCAAGTATTAACCCTCTCCTTGATGCAACGAAACCAGTGAAGCGCGTCATCCGTGAAAATTTCGTAGCCGAACTTCAGCAGACGATCTTTTGGAATATTCCTTGCTTCTACGAATTCGTCAACTTTTTGTATGAATGAAAGTACGCAAGATTTTCCTGAAAACCTTAGTCTGGCTAA
It contains:
- the LOC141440423 gene encoding uncharacterized protein, which codes for MSYPIKPLSLQKAELEYEVLLRGGTTGSVQELRSQIVKLNIPSEDILESHLDPSIDLIAVKDSLQKSQTMITSLKYKFDKNMFLRTENLLHHIYHRNSRISNIGSELAAQHKANCNSFTTIYRELSALRPNYSTGSSSEPEPNVTNNPITCDRNLTSDLARLRFSGKSCVLSFIQKVDEFVEARNIPKDRLLKFGYEIFTDDALHWFRCIKERVNTWDDVVTLLKQDFRQKDYDYRLLAEIRSRAQGELENITVYLSIMHGMFSRLSKPLSEDDKLEIILHNIRPCYASTLAASSEIRDLNSLKTICCNYESIQSRLSLFREPPRVTSETLAPDFAYTKQQRFGNHFNNNNKNYNNRNETYTNYNTQNKQSNYSNKNYNNNKDFQQKVNPTNAVPIKPHSLNYVQTMHKYCPRCRSDSHSLKECRQPHYPICFKCGQKGIRYPDCTVCNPKINTKKN